A region of Bifidobacterium adolescentis ATCC 15703 DNA encodes the following proteins:
- the pulA gene encoding type I pullulanase, which translates to MVVQTNRPFGRVVAIGATAAMACASLVAAPIMAQAQSNAQVSAKKDVQVIAFQQTWNTIAKECTETYGPEGVGYVEVSPPQESIQGTQWWTSYQPVSYKLDSKLGAEAEFASMIKQCSAAGVNVIADVVLNQTTGSDVAKGEQAGVAGSKYNGSTGDYPGFATKQYPDGITAADFHSCDKNISNYTNQQEVQECRLSSMWDFNSENEKVQDIQSDYLVKLWNLGVRGFRMDAVKHIHTDSMKAIKEKFAKKIGQNANDIYWIQEVIGNSSEAAGIQPGNYVQNGTVTEFGFKSEMNQYFKDKVAKLKGLNERLSKDLASKDANVFVTNWDTARNQGALTYKDGAKYQLANAFMLAYDYGTPRLLSDYKWDDGHNDDGAPGATAASVPDVDMNKECSTNNSAWNCEQRWTSTRGMIAFHNYVGDAEMTDWQDDGGDNIAFSRDDRGFIAINNGKKEKDVTYTTSLADGEYCDVYATMDCSKTVTVKGGKVETKVPARSAIALYAGATKASHPAASTATDPSDPDVSKIDDEVTATDKTITIYYKPADSTWKTPKVHYGLGDDWNQPEADMTLDEQGYYRATIDTKGKKIDFVFHDADTDQWENPDGGGNYHANAGIIQVGVAGQELSIGNPESVGQKTRLVVHYKPAKADGQRGVYVWGTSTDGTDITATNHPFTGTDCWGKVATLDFDGEFTDFGFIITTEDWNKYGGDRKATVNKTGTAEVWIDGTKNEDKGESTTVETLDSAPADYNCKADTVNVTVHYYRDDGLYYNAKDTKVTVPQWDIWTWSSNWNGGNATFDSHDDWGEVAKYSVPNYTYSNADGNSDIGMLRRYGSDAWASKDPDDANHMIPSDALVFDADGNASAEVWLVGGDPTVYSSRPSLKIALKSAEISDFKELTARLSKKPADGAITKAMVAVKDADGNKVDVEDVTVNKSTVKIKTAKKLAVTGKYTIEIEGMGSQTAIAGALVRTDAFDKAYAYDGDDLGATFKEARTGFKVWAPTATKVELVIYKSTDPNAEVDKTIDMTGEDKGVWSATVKKLASGTAYSYKLTFADGTVNTSSDPYATAAVANGERSVVLSKEDMGSAGKRMPAFGKTTDATIAEMNIRDFSINPNSGISADKQGKYLGVVESGTKTKEGATSGLDYLKQLGISHVQIMPMYDYGSVDETGDLSYNANGAQNWGYDPENYNVPEGSYSSNPSNPSSRVAEMKQMVKELHKNDIRVIMDVVYNHVYNAANHSFNKTVPGYYFRYDANGSLVNNSGCGNDTASERKMMRKYIVDSVTYWAKNYNVDGFRFDLMGLIDTETMKEVRAALDKIDPSIIILGEGWDMNTTMDKSKMTIQPNAYQVASDGKNNGIAFFNDSIRDGLKGSVFDSADTGFVSGKAGQEKLIAHNALGCQYDAEAETTCWNGNAQDHYADAGQVVNYAEIHDNLTLYDKLKASVPTDDEATTVARAKLADSVVYLSEGIPAIQLGQEFLRTKGGNGNSYNAGDAANAIDWNRAAQYADSVDYVKGLIKLRKQIKALRLTNYDDINDSVTMLKSDEGVVAYQAKDSSGTYMVIFNANNEPAAVEGIGAGKYNVLAGDGTVYDENAKDAFVRKGSTYTAGALSATVLKVASADDVVPVISGMTESTTITVGSKFDSMAGVTADDSIDGDLTDGIKVEGTVDAGKVGDYKLVYSVSNSRGKTTTFTRTVHVQKKVVVPTAEANAASGKKNENASRAQSPATGSNVMGLALAIAALVIAAGALIVSHRKEVSNR; encoded by the coding sequence ATGGTCGTTCAGACGAACCGGCCGTTTGGCCGTGTGGTGGCAATAGGAGCCACCGCAGCCATGGCGTGCGCCTCGCTGGTCGCGGCGCCGATTATGGCCCAAGCGCAATCCAACGCGCAGGTCAGCGCCAAAAAGGATGTGCAGGTCATCGCGTTCCAACAGACATGGAACACGATCGCCAAGGAATGCACCGAAACATATGGTCCCGAAGGCGTGGGCTACGTCGAAGTATCGCCGCCGCAGGAATCCATCCAAGGCACCCAATGGTGGACGAGCTACCAGCCGGTGAGCTACAAGCTTGACTCCAAACTCGGCGCCGAAGCGGAATTCGCAAGCATGATCAAGCAGTGCAGCGCCGCCGGCGTTAACGTCATCGCCGATGTGGTTCTGAACCAAACCACCGGATCCGATGTGGCCAAAGGCGAACAGGCCGGCGTTGCTGGAAGCAAATACAACGGTTCCACCGGCGACTACCCGGGATTCGCCACCAAGCAGTATCCGGACGGCATCACCGCAGCAGACTTCCACAGCTGCGACAAGAACATCTCCAACTACACCAATCAGCAGGAAGTGCAGGAATGCCGCCTGAGCTCCATGTGGGACTTCAACTCCGAAAACGAGAAGGTGCAGGACATCCAGTCCGACTATCTCGTCAAGCTGTGGAATCTTGGCGTACGTGGCTTCCGTATGGACGCCGTCAAGCACATCCACACGGACAGCATGAAGGCCATCAAGGAGAAGTTCGCCAAGAAGATTGGCCAGAACGCCAATGACATCTACTGGATTCAGGAGGTCATCGGCAATTCCTCCGAAGCCGCAGGCATCCAGCCGGGCAACTATGTGCAGAACGGCACCGTGACCGAGTTCGGCTTCAAGTCCGAAATGAACCAATACTTCAAGGACAAGGTCGCCAAGCTCAAAGGACTGAACGAAAGACTGAGCAAGGATCTGGCCTCCAAGGACGCCAACGTGTTCGTCACCAACTGGGACACCGCCCGCAACCAGGGCGCGCTCACCTACAAGGACGGTGCGAAATATCAGCTGGCCAACGCGTTTATGCTCGCCTACGATTACGGCACGCCGCGACTGCTCTCCGACTACAAGTGGGATGACGGCCACAATGATGACGGTGCGCCTGGCGCCACCGCGGCTTCCGTGCCGGACGTGGATATGAACAAGGAATGCTCCACGAACAACTCCGCATGGAACTGCGAGCAGCGTTGGACCTCCACCCGCGGCATGATCGCCTTCCATAATTACGTAGGTGACGCCGAAATGACCGATTGGCAGGATGACGGCGGCGACAACATCGCCTTCTCCCGCGACGACCGTGGTTTCATCGCCATCAACAACGGCAAGAAAGAGAAGGACGTCACCTATACGACGTCCCTCGCCGACGGCGAATACTGCGACGTGTATGCCACAATGGACTGCTCCAAGACGGTGACCGTCAAGGGCGGCAAGGTCGAGACGAAGGTTCCGGCACGTTCCGCGATCGCGCTGTATGCAGGTGCCACCAAGGCCTCGCATCCCGCCGCCTCCACTGCGACCGATCCGTCCGATCCGGACGTAAGCAAAATCGACGACGAGGTGACGGCCACCGACAAGACCATCACCATCTATTACAAGCCCGCGGATTCCACATGGAAAACCCCGAAGGTGCACTATGGTCTTGGCGACGACTGGAACCAGCCGGAAGCCGACATGACGCTCGATGAGCAGGGCTATTACCGTGCCACCATCGATACGAAGGGCAAGAAGATCGACTTCGTGTTCCATGACGCCGACACGGATCAGTGGGAGAACCCGGACGGTGGAGGCAACTACCATGCCAACGCCGGTATCATCCAGGTCGGTGTGGCCGGCCAGGAGCTGTCCATCGGCAATCCCGAGTCCGTCGGGCAGAAGACCCGTCTCGTAGTGCACTACAAGCCCGCAAAGGCTGATGGCCAGCGAGGCGTATACGTGTGGGGCACCTCCACTGACGGAACCGATATCACGGCCACGAACCATCCGTTCACCGGAACCGATTGCTGGGGCAAGGTGGCGACGCTCGACTTCGATGGCGAATTCACCGATTTCGGCTTCATCATCACCACCGAGGACTGGAACAAGTACGGTGGTGACCGTAAGGCCACGGTCAATAAGACCGGCACCGCAGAAGTGTGGATCGACGGCACCAAGAACGAGGACAAGGGCGAATCCACCACAGTGGAAACCCTCGACTCCGCTCCCGCCGACTACAATTGCAAGGCCGATACCGTGAACGTCACCGTGCATTACTACCGCGATGACGGCCTCTACTACAATGCCAAGGACACCAAGGTGACCGTGCCGCAGTGGGATATCTGGACCTGGTCGAGCAATTGGAACGGCGGCAACGCCACCTTCGATTCCCATGACGATTGGGGCGAGGTCGCGAAGTATTCCGTGCCGAATTACACCTATAGCAACGCGGATGGCAATTCCGACATCGGCATGCTGCGCAGGTATGGTTCTGACGCATGGGCTTCCAAAGACCCGGATGACGCCAACCATATGATCCCGTCCGACGCGCTCGTATTCGACGCAGACGGCAACGCTTCCGCCGAAGTGTGGCTGGTCGGCGGCGATCCCACGGTGTATTCCTCCCGTCCGTCTCTGAAGATCGCACTTAAGTCCGCTGAGATCTCCGATTTCAAGGAACTGACCGCGCGTCTGTCGAAGAAGCCGGCCGATGGCGCCATCACGAAGGCCATGGTGGCCGTCAAGGACGCCGATGGCAACAAGGTCGATGTTGAGGACGTCACCGTCAATAAGAGCACGGTGAAGATCAAGACCGCCAAGAAGCTCGCCGTCACCGGCAAGTACACCATTGAGATCGAGGGCATGGGCTCTCAGACGGCCATCGCCGGCGCTCTGGTGCGTACCGACGCCTTCGACAAGGCATACGCCTATGATGGCGACGATTTGGGCGCTACCTTCAAGGAGGCTCGGACCGGTTTCAAGGTGTGGGCTCCGACCGCCACCAAGGTAGAGCTCGTCATCTACAAGTCCACCGATCCGAACGCCGAAGTCGACAAGACCATCGATATGACCGGCGAAGACAAGGGCGTGTGGAGCGCCACGGTGAAGAAGCTCGCTTCCGGCACCGCATACTCCTACAAGCTCACTTTCGCCGATGGCACGGTCAACACCTCCTCCGATCCGTACGCCACCGCCGCGGTCGCCAATGGCGAGCGTTCCGTGGTGCTGTCCAAGGAGGATATGGGATCCGCCGGCAAGCGCATGCCGGCCTTCGGCAAGACCACTGACGCCACCATCGCGGAAATGAACATTCGCGACTTCTCCATCAACCCGAATTCCGGCATTTCCGCAGACAAGCAGGGCAAGTACCTGGGTGTCGTGGAATCCGGCACGAAGACGAAGGAAGGCGCCACCTCCGGCCTTGACTACCTGAAGCAGCTGGGCATCAGCCATGTGCAGATCATGCCGATGTACGATTATGGTTCCGTCGATGAGACCGGCGACCTGAGCTACAACGCGAATGGCGCGCAGAACTGGGGCTACGATCCGGAGAACTACAACGTGCCGGAAGGCTCGTATTCCTCCAATCCGTCCAACCCGAGCTCCCGTGTCGCCGAAATGAAGCAGATGGTCAAGGAACTGCATAAGAACGACATCCGCGTCATCATGGATGTGGTGTACAACCACGTCTACAATGCGGCGAACCACTCGTTCAACAAGACGGTTCCGGGCTACTATTTCCGCTATGACGCCAACGGTTCGCTGGTCAACAACTCCGGCTGCGGCAACGATACGGCCTCCGAACGCAAGATGATGCGCAAATATATCGTCGATTCGGTGACCTATTGGGCGAAGAACTACAACGTGGATGGCTTCCGATTCGACCTTATGGGCCTGATCGACACCGAAACCATGAAGGAAGTCCGCGCCGCGCTCGACAAGATCGATCCGTCCATCATCATCCTCGGCGAAGGCTGGGATATGAACACCACGATGGACAAGAGCAAGATGACCATCCAGCCGAACGCCTACCAGGTCGCATCGGACGGCAAGAACAACGGCATTGCCTTCTTCAACGATTCCATCCGTGATGGTCTGAAGGGCTCCGTGTTCGACAGCGCCGACACTGGCTTCGTGTCCGGCAAGGCCGGTCAGGAGAAGCTCATCGCGCACAATGCGTTGGGCTGCCAGTATGACGCCGAAGCGGAAACGACCTGCTGGAACGGCAATGCGCAGGATCATTACGCGGATGCCGGCCAGGTGGTCAACTACGCCGAAATCCACGACAACCTGACCCTGTACGACAAGCTCAAGGCATCCGTTCCGACGGATGACGAGGCCACCACCGTGGCCCGCGCCAAGCTCGCCGATTCCGTGGTCTACCTGTCCGAAGGCATTCCGGCCATCCAGCTCGGCCAGGAGTTCCTGCGCACCAAGGGCGGCAACGGCAACAGCTACAACGCAGGTGACGCGGCGAACGCCATCGACTGGAACCGCGCCGCGCAATACGCCGATTCCGTCGACTACGTCAAGGGTCTGATCAAGCTGCGTAAGCAGATCAAGGCGCTGCGCCTGACCAACTACGACGACATCAACGACAGTGTGACGATGCTCAAGTCCGATGAAGGCGTCGTAGCCTATCAGGCAAAGGATTCCAGCGGCACCTACATGGTGATCTTCAACGCCAACAACGAGCCCGCCGCCGTTGAAGGCATAGGCGCCGGCAAGTACAACGTGCTCGCCGGCGACGGCACCGTGTACGACGAGAACGCCAAGGATGCCTTCGTCCGCAAGGGCTCCACGTACACTGCAGGCGCGCTGTCCGCCACCGTGCTCAAGGTCGCCTCTGCCGACGATGTCGTTCCCGTTATCAGCGGAATGACCGAATCGACGACCATCACCGTGGGATCCAAGTTCGATTCGATGGCCGGCGTCACTGCCGATGACTCCATTGATGGTGATCTGACCGACGGCATCAAGGTCGAAGGCACTGTGGACGCCGGCAAGGTGGGCGACTACAAGCTGGTCTATTCCGTGAGCAATTCCCGCGGCAAGACCACAACGTTTACCCGAACGGTCCATGTCCAGAAGAAGGTTGTCGTCCCTACGGCCGAGGCGAATGCAGCCAGCGGTAAAAAGAACGAGAACGCATCACGGGCGCAGAGTCCGGCAACCGGCTCCAACGTCATGGGCCTCGCCCTGGCGATCGCGGCGCTCGTCATCGCAGCGGGCGCGCTGATCGTCTCCCACAGGAAGGAGGTCAGCAACCGATAA
- a CDS encoding alpha amylase C-terminal domain-containing protein codes for MVGWHNVAGDAPLSDWQDDGDNMIAFGRGGRAFIAINNSVRTRTVTYHTALPAGEYCDVYASADCSGSVHVRFDGDATLTVPAGSAVAFHIAATPYTVRQ; via the coding sequence ATGGTCGGCTGGCATAATGTCGCAGGCGACGCGCCGCTCTCCGATTGGCAGGATGACGGCGACAACATGATCGCCTTCGGTCGAGGGGGACGTGCCTTCATCGCCATCAACAATTCCGTGCGCACACGTACTGTGACGTACCACACGGCTTTGCCGGCAGGGGAGTATTGCGATGTCTATGCTTCCGCCGACTGTTCCGGCAGCGTGCATGTGCGTTTCGACGGGGATGCCACACTGACGGTTCCTGCCGGTAGTGCAGTGGCCTTCCATATCGCCGCGACACCGTATACCGTGAGACAATGA
- a CDS encoding alpha-amylase family glycosyl hydrolase — protein sequence MTMGAIARRITRVITAVVCVAVSVGVSVATLHVPTREGGGERFNPARYRSDVIVTMFQANWKSVARECGEVLGPEGVGYVQVSPPQESIQGAQWWTSYQPVSYKLDSKEGTEAEFKNMVRQCKAAGVGVIADTVINHTTGVDKTQGTGTAGSPYDNKGDFPEAGYTPSDFHAPCSIWTYRDAESVWNCQVSGLQDLDTSSPHVRDVLSDYFVKLLDYGVAGFRVDAVKHMPPEDVLAIKKLVAKKSGRSMNDIWWTQEVIGDNAEAAEIQPRNYLKTGQVNEFQYAYRLKSLFSNSLAGGSLSIKDIPQNITDSGKASVFVTNWDTERNNMTLTYKDGDAYQLANAFMLAYPYGTPTCSPDTNSMTPTRELQAPLQPACPILTAPKTPAEAAPNAGLTCTVWSAGIMSQATRRSPIGRMTATT from the coding sequence ATGACTATGGGCGCAATCGCAAGAAGAATCACACGTGTCATTACGGCGGTCGTATGCGTCGCGGTATCGGTCGGTGTCTCAGTCGCCACGCTTCACGTGCCGACACGTGAAGGCGGCGGGGAACGTTTCAATCCCGCGCGATACCGCAGCGACGTGATCGTGACCATGTTCCAAGCCAATTGGAAATCCGTCGCCCGCGAATGCGGCGAAGTGTTGGGACCCGAAGGCGTCGGCTACGTACAGGTCTCGCCGCCGCAGGAAAGCATCCAAGGCGCGCAGTGGTGGACGAGCTATCAGCCGGTAAGCTACAAACTTGACTCCAAAGAAGGCACCGAAGCTGAATTTAAGAACATGGTCCGGCAATGCAAGGCCGCGGGCGTCGGCGTGATCGCGGATACGGTCATCAACCACACCACCGGCGTCGACAAAACACAAGGGACCGGCACCGCCGGAAGCCCCTACGACAATAAAGGCGATTTCCCTGAAGCCGGATACACGCCATCGGACTTCCATGCCCCCTGTTCTATCTGGACGTACCGCGACGCCGAAAGCGTGTGGAACTGCCAGGTATCGGGTTTGCAGGACCTTGATACATCAAGCCCGCACGTGCGCGACGTGCTGTCTGACTATTTTGTGAAGCTTCTCGACTACGGCGTCGCCGGATTCCGCGTGGATGCCGTCAAACACATGCCTCCGGAAGACGTACTGGCCATCAAGAAACTCGTTGCGAAGAAATCCGGACGTTCCATGAACGACATCTGGTGGACGCAGGAAGTGATTGGCGACAATGCGGAAGCCGCCGAAATCCAACCGAGGAACTATCTCAAAACCGGCCAGGTGAACGAATTCCAGTACGCATATCGGCTTAAGTCCCTGTTCTCCAACTCGCTGGCAGGCGGAAGCCTGTCGATCAAAGACATTCCGCAGAACATCACCGACAGTGGCAAGGCCAGCGTATTCGTGACGAATTGGGATACCGAACGCAACAACATGACGCTCACCTACAAGGACGGCGACGCCTACCAGCTAGCGAACGCGTTCATGCTGGCCTACCCGTATGGCACCCCAACGTGTTCTCCGGATACGAATTCCATGACACCGACTCGGGAGCTCCAGGCGCCACTGCAACCAGCGTGCCCGATATTGACTGCTCCAAAGACTCCGGCTGAAGCTGCACCGAACGCTGGCCTGACGTGCACGGTATGGTCGGCTGGCATAATGTCGCAGGCGACGCGCCGCTCTCCGATTGGCAGGATGACGGCGACAACATGA
- a CDS encoding type II 3-dehydroquinate dehydratase, producing MTKVVVVNGPNLGRLGVRQPDVYGKQDLETLRKLCTEWGHELGLDVEVRQSDDEAEMIHWMHQAADEKTPIVMNPAAFTHYSYGLADAAYMVIDEGLPLMEVHISNPSARDEFRKRSVISPVATGTITGMGFYGYKLAIEAVAHLLEER from the coding sequence ATGACCAAAGTAGTGGTTGTCAACGGACCGAACCTCGGCCGTCTCGGAGTGCGCCAGCCTGACGTATACGGCAAGCAGGATCTTGAGACCCTGCGCAAACTGTGCACCGAATGGGGTCATGAACTGGGGCTTGACGTGGAAGTGCGTCAAAGCGACGACGAGGCCGAGATGATTCATTGGATGCATCAGGCCGCGGACGAAAAAACGCCGATCGTCATGAACCCTGCCGCCTTCACCCATTATTCCTATGGACTCGCCGACGCGGCGTATATGGTCATCGATGAAGGTCTGCCGCTTATGGAGGTGCATATCTCCAACCCGTCCGCACGCGACGAGTTCCGCAAGCGTTCCGTGATCTCTCCGGTGGCCACCGGCACCATCACCGGCATGGGATTCTATGGCTACAAGCTGGCAATCGAAGCGGTTGCGCACTTGTTGGAAGAACGCTGA
- a CDS encoding bifunctional shikimate kinase/3-dehydroquinate synthase — MRRPVAVIIGMMGAGKTRVGKEVAQMMQLPFADADNEIEHDAGMKIPEYFERYGEPEFRKLESDVVLDMLEDFDGIFSLGGGAPMTPSIQQGLAEYIADGGKVVYLMADPKEAMERANRGGGRPMLNGDANERWKKLYKERDPVFRRVANVQVRTHGQTPQVAARKLMEMIDQRIVHVTGFTIEPYDVCIGEGVMSQLAQVLGDEPAKVALIHTQPVQRHSDRARTLLRQSGYDVHDIVIPDAEAGKTIEVANGIWQRLGEEGFTRSDAIVGLGGGAATDLAGFVAATWMRGIRYVNCPTSLLAMVDASTGGKTGINTPQGKNLVGSFYTPAGVLADMGALASLPNDIFIEGLGEVAKSGFIMDPEILRMLEDHADELRSFDGSTFLDSDLKDVVAELIERTVTVKAYHVSADLKEAGLREFLNYGHTLGHAIEKLEHFRWRHGNAVAVGCVYAAELSHLLGYIDQDLVDYHRSLLGSLGLPTSWNNGSWDDVLALMHRDKKARGNKLRFVILGSLGHPIHLEDPPADAVEEAFRRIQR, encoded by the coding sequence ATGCGTAGACCCGTCGCCGTCATCATCGGCATGATGGGCGCGGGCAAGACCCGCGTCGGCAAGGAAGTGGCGCAGATGATGCAACTGCCGTTCGCCGACGCCGACAACGAGATCGAACATGACGCGGGAATGAAGATTCCCGAATATTTCGAAAGGTACGGCGAACCGGAGTTCCGTAAGCTGGAAAGCGACGTTGTGCTTGACATGCTGGAGGATTTCGACGGCATCTTCTCCTTGGGCGGGGGCGCTCCAATGACCCCGTCCATCCAGCAGGGGCTCGCCGAATACATCGCCGACGGCGGCAAGGTCGTGTATTTGATGGCCGATCCGAAGGAAGCCATGGAACGCGCCAACCGCGGCGGCGGCCGTCCGATGCTCAACGGCGACGCCAACGAGCGTTGGAAGAAGTTGTACAAGGAACGCGACCCGGTGTTCAGACGCGTGGCCAATGTGCAGGTGCGCACCCACGGACAAACCCCGCAAGTGGCCGCGAGAAAGCTGATGGAAATGATCGATCAACGTATCGTCCACGTCACCGGATTCACCATCGAACCATACGATGTGTGCATAGGCGAAGGTGTGATGAGCCAGCTTGCGCAGGTGTTGGGAGACGAGCCCGCCAAAGTGGCATTGATTCACACCCAGCCGGTGCAACGGCATTCCGACCGCGCGCGCACGCTGTTGCGCCAGTCCGGTTATGACGTGCACGACATCGTCATTCCCGATGCTGAAGCCGGCAAGACCATCGAAGTGGCCAACGGCATCTGGCAGCGTCTGGGGGAGGAAGGCTTCACCCGTTCTGATGCGATTGTCGGTCTCGGCGGTGGCGCAGCCACCGATCTGGCCGGTTTCGTGGCCGCCACATGGATGCGTGGCATCCGCTACGTCAACTGCCCGACCTCGCTGCTGGCCATGGTCGACGCCTCCACCGGCGGCAAAACCGGCATCAACACTCCACAAGGCAAGAACCTCGTCGGCTCGTTCTATACGCCGGCCGGCGTGCTCGCCGACATGGGAGCACTCGCCTCGTTGCCGAACGACATCTTCATCGAAGGTCTGGGCGAAGTGGCGAAATCCGGTTTCATCATGGATCCGGAGATTCTGCGCATGCTTGAAGACCATGCCGACGAGCTGCGCTCGTTCGACGGTTCGACGTTCCTTGACTCCGATCTGAAGGATGTGGTCGCCGAACTCATCGAACGTACCGTGACGGTGAAGGCGTACCATGTGTCCGCCGACCTCAAAGAAGCCGGATTGCGTGAATTCCTCAACTACGGACATACGCTTGGCCATGCCATCGAAAAACTCGAACACTTCCGCTGGAGGCACGGCAACGCCGTCGCCGTCGGTTGCGTCTATGCGGCCGAACTGTCCCATCTGCTCGGCTACATCGACCAGGATCTGGTCGACTACCATCGTTCGCTGCTCGGCTCGCTCGGCCTGCCGACATCATGGAACAATGGCAGCTGGGATGATGTGCTGGCGCTCATGCACCGAGACAAGAAGGCCCGCGGCAACAAACTGCGTTTCGTCATACTCGGCTCGCTCGGCCATCCCATCCACCTCGAGGATCCGCCGGCGGACGCCGTCGAGGAGGCGTTCCGACGCATCCAGCGGTAG